In a genomic window of Methylovirgula sp. 4M-Z18:
- a CDS encoding ABC transporter ATP-binding protein yields the protein MSAGAADILRVENLKIGFLSQGTVNEVINDVSFRIPAGKTVALVGESGSGKSVISQAIMGLLPANGLITGGKIKFQDAEQGAHCVDIAQLPRNGAAMRELRGGRIGMIFQEPMSSLSPVHTIGNQIDEALRLHRKASRKEAREITQTMLRMVGFRNPAGAYNKYPFELSGGLRQRAMMSMALICHPSLLIADEPTTALDVTVQAQVLKLMGDLQKEIGMAILLITHDLGVVANVADEVVVIYHGQIMESGSLRQCFGDPQHPYLQALMRALPKFDMGENDRLVALREVKRDPQARAALLRARPNIHPSGPLLRVQNISKSYLRSDSGFFGSPGIEEIRAVDDVSFHINKGECLGLVGESGSGKTSVSKLIMRAVQADSGSILYDDGEIKADMFALDKRALRQFRPHVQMIFQDPVSSLSPRMNVLNIICEPMEIHGIGTPKSRKERAVDLMRAVGLDPRFLNRYPHSFSGGQRQRIGIARALALSPSLIICDEPVSALDVSVQAQVLNLLKDLQRDLGLAYLFITHNLAVVDYIATRIAVMARGRIVEIAPRSTLFHEPAHPYTRALLRSIPFPELDRRLDFDAVCSGNPTDRGAWGDGFRPDGEIPLHYLDLGGGHLVLTRETRILRGPSL from the coding sequence GTGAGCGCAGGCGCTGCGGACATTCTTCGGGTCGAGAACCTGAAGATCGGATTTTTATCCCAAGGCACCGTCAATGAGGTGATCAATGACGTCTCCTTTCGCATTCCCGCCGGCAAGACCGTGGCTCTCGTCGGCGAATCAGGCTCGGGCAAATCGGTCATTTCCCAGGCGATCATGGGCTTGCTGCCGGCCAATGGCCTGATCACCGGCGGCAAGATCAAGTTTCAGGACGCCGAGCAAGGCGCCCACTGCGTCGACATCGCGCAATTGCCGCGGAACGGCGCGGCCATGCGCGAATTGCGCGGCGGACGCATCGGCATGATCTTCCAGGAGCCCATGTCGTCGCTCTCGCCGGTCCACACGATCGGCAATCAGATCGACGAGGCTTTGCGCCTGCATCGCAAGGCCTCGCGCAAGGAAGCGCGGGAAATCACCCAGACCATGCTGCGCATGGTGGGCTTTCGCAACCCGGCGGGCGCCTACAACAAATATCCGTTCGAACTCTCGGGTGGCCTGCGCCAGCGCGCGATGATGTCGATGGCGTTGATCTGCCATCCCTCTTTGCTCATCGCCGACGAGCCGACTACCGCCCTCGACGTGACCGTGCAGGCGCAGGTGCTGAAACTGATGGGCGATCTGCAAAAGGAGATCGGCATGGCGATCCTCCTGATCACCCACGATCTTGGTGTCGTCGCCAATGTCGCCGACGAGGTCGTCGTGATCTATCACGGGCAGATCATGGAATCCGGTTCGTTGCGGCAATGTTTCGGTGATCCGCAACACCCTTATTTGCAAGCGCTGATGCGTGCTCTGCCCAAATTCGACATGGGCGAAAACGACCGGCTTGTCGCCTTGCGCGAAGTGAAGCGCGATCCGCAAGCCCGCGCGGCGCTCTTGCGGGCGCGGCCAAACATTCATCCGAGCGGCCCGTTGTTGCGGGTGCAGAACATCTCGAAATCCTATCTCAGAAGTGATTCCGGATTTTTCGGTTCGCCCGGCATCGAAGAGATTCGCGCAGTCGACGATGTTTCGTTTCATATTAACAAGGGCGAGTGCCTGGGGCTCGTGGGCGAAAGCGGCAGCGGCAAGACCAGCGTGAGCAAATTGATCATGCGCGCCGTCCAGGCCGACAGCGGTTCGATTCTCTATGACGACGGCGAAATCAAGGCGGATATGTTTGCGCTCGACAAGCGCGCGCTGCGCCAGTTCCGCCCGCATGTGCAGATGATCTTTCAGGATCCGGTCAGTTCGCTGTCGCCGCGCATGAACGTGCTCAACATCATCTGCGAACCGATGGAGATTCACGGGATCGGGACGCCGAAGAGCCGCAAGGAACGCGCGGTCGATTTGATGCGGGCGGTCGGCCTCGATCCGCGCTTTCTCAACCGCTATCCACACAGTTTCTCGGGCGGCCAGCGGCAGCGGATCGGCATCGCCCGCGCGCTTGCCCTTTCGCCGTCCCTCATCATCTGCGACGAACCCGTTTCGGCGCTCGACGTCTCCGTCCAGGCGCAGGTGTTGAACCTGTTGAAGGACCTGCAGCGCGATCTCGGCCTCGCCTATCTGTTCATCACCCACAATCTCGCCGTGGTCGATTACATTGCGACGCGTATCGCCGTCATGGCCCGCGGCCGCATCGTGGAAATCGCGCCGCGCAGCACCTTGTTCCACGAACCGGCGCATCCCTATACGCGCGCCTTGCTGCGCTCCATCCCCTTCCCAGAGCTCGACCGGCGGCTCGATTTCGATGCCGTTTGTTCCGGCAACCCAACCGATCGGGGCGCCTGGGGCGACGGCTTCCGGCCGGACGGCGAAATCCCCTTGCACTATCTCGACCTTGGCGGCGGCCATCTGGTGCTGACGCGCGAGACACGCATTCTGCGGGGCCCATCGCTATGA
- a CDS encoding ABC transporter substrate-binding protein: MSRFAAIVALWLLFITCGLARADVREAPYYAAQVQAGKLPPVYQRIPDHPRIVPLAAMGRTPGRYGGTLRMLMNDPRDIRFANVYSYARLVAYDEHQNLVPDILESFDIVDDRIFTFHLRPGHKWSDGYPFTTEDFRYTWEDFYNNKALSPGGPPREMIVDGEPPKVDVIDAETIRYSWSKPNPAFLPALAAAQPLYLTMPAHYLRQFHDRYADPKALSAAVKTAHVKDWTALHERMSRQYRPDNPDLPTLEAWRNTTKSPSEFYVFERNPYYHRVDENGHQLPYIDKIEMPLVSSDLIPSKTGGGESDLQARYLSASDYTLLQENAKKFNYHVYLWPSGYGAAIALRPNLNAADPVWRKLMQDTRFRQALSLGIDRQEINDVVYFGLARPVGNSVLPESTLYDRGDAQAYASYDPQRANELLDEIGLTQRDANGVRLLSDGRPLQIVVETDGDSTTEDVMQLVIDKWHALGVHAYTHLSPPQVFRMRAWSGEALMSVGRGWDVGLPSSIMPPNELSPDSDAEFQWPKWGQYVESSGAEGDAPDLPEVKKLVALRSRWRLSSSHEERRQIWQDMLKINAEQVYLIGIVNGAEQPVVVSDRLQNVPRHAIYSFAPNAFFGVYMPDTFWFNDAPAEQ; the protein is encoded by the coding sequence ATGAGCCGGTTTGCCGCCATTGTCGCCCTCTGGCTGCTGTTCATAACCTGCGGCCTCGCCCGGGCGGACGTGCGCGAAGCGCCTTATTACGCGGCGCAAGTGCAGGCCGGCAAATTGCCGCCCGTGTATCAGCGCATTCCCGACCATCCGCGGATCGTGCCCCTCGCCGCCATGGGCCGCACGCCGGGCCGCTACGGCGGTACATTGCGCATGCTGATGAACGATCCGCGCGATATCCGCTTCGCCAACGTCTATTCCTATGCCCGGCTCGTTGCCTATGACGAGCACCAGAACCTCGTGCCGGATATTCTCGAGTCCTTCGATATCGTGGACGACCGGATTTTCACCTTTCATTTGCGCCCCGGCCACAAATGGTCGGACGGATATCCATTCACGACGGAAGACTTCCGCTACACCTGGGAGGATTTCTACAACAACAAGGCGCTGTCGCCCGGCGGGCCGCCGCGCGAAATGATTGTCGACGGCGAGCCGCCGAAAGTCGATGTCATCGATGCCGAGACGATCCGCTATTCCTGGAGCAAGCCCAATCCGGCCTTCTTGCCGGCCCTTGCCGCCGCGCAGCCGCTCTATCTCACCATGCCGGCGCATTATCTCAGGCAATTTCACGACCGCTATGCCGATCCCAAGGCCCTGAGCGCGGCGGTGAAAACCGCGCACGTGAAGGATTGGACCGCTTTGCACGAGCGCATGTCGCGGCAATACCGGCCGGACAATCCCGATCTGCCGACGCTCGAAGCCTGGCGCAATACCACCAAATCGCCCAGCGAGTTTTATGTGTTCGAACGCAATCCCTATTATCACCGCGTCGACGAGAACGGCCATCAACTGCCCTATATCGACAAGATCGAAATGCCGCTCGTCTCCAGCGATCTCATTCCGAGCAAGACGGGCGGCGGCGAGAGCGATCTGCAGGCGCGCTATCTCTCCGCCAGCGACTACACGCTGCTGCAGGAAAATGCCAAGAAGTTCAATTACCACGTCTATCTCTGGCCCTCGGGTTACGGCGCGGCGATCGCGCTGCGGCCCAATCTGAATGCGGCCGATCCCGTCTGGCGCAAGCTGATGCAGGACACGCGTTTCCGCCAGGCGTTGTCGCTCGGCATCGACCGGCAGGAGATCAACGACGTCGTCTATTTCGGATTGGCCCGCCCCGTCGGCAATTCGGTGCTGCCCGAAAGCACGCTGTACGATCGCGGCGATGCGCAGGCCTATGCCAGCTATGACCCGCAGCGCGCCAATGAATTGCTCGACGAAATCGGCCTGACCCAGCGCGACGCAAACGGTGTCCGCCTCTTGAGCGACGGCCGGCCGCTGCAAATCGTGGTCGAGACCGACGGTGACAGCACGACCGAAGACGTGATGCAGCTCGTCATCGACAAATGGCACGCGCTCGGCGTCCATGCCTATACCCATCTGTCGCCGCCCCAGGTCTTTCGCATGCGTGCCTGGTCGGGCGAGGCGCTGATGAGCGTGGGGCGCGGCTGGGATGTCGGCTTGCCAAGCTCGATCATGCCGCCGAACGAATTGTCGCCCGACAGCGACGCGGAATTTCAATGGCCGAAATGGGGGCAATATGTCGAGAGCAGCGGCGCCGAGGGCGATGCGCCCGACCTGCCCGAGGTCAAAAAGCTTGTCGCCTTGCGCAGCCGCTGGCGCCTCTCCAGCTCGCATGAGGAGCGGCGGCAGATCTGGCAGGACATGTTGAAGATCAATGCCGAACAGGTTTATCTGATCGGCATTGTCAACGGCGCCGAACAGCCCGTCGTCGTGTCCGACCGGCTGCAGAACGTGCCGCGCCACGCGATCTACAGCTTCGCGCCCAACGCGTTTTTCGGCGTCTACATGCCGGACACGTTCTGGTTCAACGACGCACCGGCGGAGCAATGA
- a CDS encoding ABC transporter permease, producing the protein MLLRYIIRRILIMIPTLLVTSMLIFTIISLPPGNYFDMMKAEALAQGEHADMSQIEFMQKEYGFDKPAYIRYGYWVWGLVHGDMGYSFEYQKPVSEVVGDRLLLTMLLSFLTIVFTWIVAFPIGIYSATHRYSWADYGLTFLGLIGFAVPSFLLGLLVLYFAHVWFGLSFGGLMDTQYLAQPMSWAKFKSVLQHIWVPVVIIGASGTGTMIRAVRANLLDELQRQYVTTAKAKGLGPFKALVKYPLRMSLNFFIADIGTILPSIVSGGEIVAIVLSLPTTGPLLLHALQTQDLYLAGSFLMFLAVMTMIGVLISDIALALLDPRIRLSGGATK; encoded by the coding sequence ATGTTATTGCGCTATATCATCCGCCGCATCCTGATCATGATCCCGACCCTGCTCGTCACCAGCATGCTGATCTTCACGATCATCTCGCTGCCGCCGGGCAATTATTTCGACATGATGAAGGCCGAGGCTCTGGCGCAGGGCGAACATGCCGACATGAGCCAGATCGAATTCATGCAAAAGGAATATGGCTTCGATAAGCCAGCCTATATCCGCTATGGCTATTGGGTCTGGGGCCTCGTGCACGGCGACATGGGTTATTCGTTCGAATATCAGAAGCCCGTCAGCGAAGTCGTCGGCGACCGCCTGCTGCTGACCATGCTGCTGTCGTTCCTGACCATCGTCTTCACCTGGATCGTCGCCTTTCCGATCGGCATCTATTCGGCGACCCATCGCTATAGCTGGGCGGATTATGGCTTGACCTTTCTCGGCTTGATCGGTTTTGCGGTTCCCTCTTTCCTACTCGGCCTTCTCGTTCTCTATTTCGCCCATGTCTGGTTCGGCCTCTCGTTCGGCGGCCTGATGGACACCCAATATCTTGCCCAGCCGATGAGCTGGGCCAAGTTCAAATCGGTGCTGCAGCATATCTGGGTGCCGGTCGTGATCATCGGTGCGAGCGGCACCGGCACGATGATCCGCGCCGTGCGGGCCAATCTTCTCGATGAGCTGCAACGGCAATATGTCACGACGGCGAAAGCCAAAGGCCTCGGGCCGTTCAAGGCGCTGGTCAAATATCCCTTGCGCATGTCGCTCAACTTCTTCATCGCCGACATCGGCACGATCCTGCCCTCGATCGTATCCGGCGGCGAGATCGTCGCGATCGTTCTGTCGCTGCCCACCACCGGCCCGCTGCTGCTGCACGCGCTGCAAACCCAGGATCTCTATCTTGCCGGCTCGTTCCTCATGTTCCTCGCGGTGATGACCATGATCGGCGTTCTGATTTCGGATATTGCGCTTGCGCTGCTCGACCCGCGCATTCGGCTGAGCGGAGGCGCCACGAAATGA
- a CDS encoding ABC transporter permease gives MSLELDDQASHYVRREPFDPHSVERLTPAQERIYLASQWQLTWMKFRRHRLAVVSGVFLIVIYASILISECLAPYNLERRDTKSIFAPPQHIHLIHDGHIVGPFTYNYKTHLDPETLKHDYDVDRSTAYPLRFFCHGDPYRFWGIVPADWHVICPAPGATLYLMGTDRMGRDIFSRMIYGARISLTVGLIGVSISFALGILIGGLAGYLGGWFDMLVQRISEVIHALPQLPIWLALTAILPVTWSPILVYFGITLILGLLDWTGLARAVRSKLLSLREEEYVTAAQLMGANTPRVIFRHLIPGFLSHLIASASLKVPAMILGETALSFLGLGLRPPIVSWGVMLHEAQNINAVALYSWLLLPVVPVVLVILAFNFLGDGLRDAADPYHH, from the coding sequence ATGAGCCTCGAACTCGACGATCAGGCATCGCATTATGTGCGCCGCGAACCATTCGATCCGCATTCGGTGGAGCGGCTGACGCCGGCGCAAGAGCGGATTTATCTCGCCTCGCAATGGCAATTGACCTGGATGAAATTCCGCCGCCACCGTCTCGCGGTCGTATCCGGCGTGTTTCTCATTGTCATCTATGCGAGCATTCTGATCAGCGAATGTCTCGCGCCCTACAACCTCGAGCGGCGCGATACGAAATCGATCTTCGCTCCGCCCCAGCACATCCATCTCATCCATGATGGGCATATCGTCGGGCCCTTCACCTATAATTATAAGACCCATCTCGATCCCGAGACGCTGAAACATGACTATGACGTTGATCGGTCCACGGCCTATCCGCTGCGCTTCTTTTGCCATGGCGATCCCTATCGCTTCTGGGGCATCGTCCCCGCCGATTGGCATGTGATCTGCCCCGCGCCGGGCGCCACATTGTATCTGATGGGCACCGATCGGATGGGCCGCGACATCTTCTCGCGCATGATCTACGGCGCGCGGATCTCGCTCACTGTCGGCTTGATCGGCGTTTCGATCAGCTTCGCGCTCGGCATTCTGATCGGCGGCCTTGCCGGTTATCTCGGCGGCTGGTTCGATATGCTGGTGCAGCGGATTTCGGAGGTCATTCACGCCTTGCCGCAATTGCCGATCTGGCTGGCGCTGACCGCGATTCTGCCCGTCACCTGGAGCCCCATTCTCGTCTATTTCGGCATCACCCTCATCCTCGGCCTGCTCGACTGGACGGGCCTCGCGCGCGCGGTCCGCTCCAAACTCCTGTCGTTGCGCGAGGAAGAATATGTGACGGCGGCGCAATTGATGGGCGCGAACACGCCGCGCGTCATCTTCCGCCATCTGATCCCCGGTTTCTTAAGTCATCTGATCGCCAGCGCGTCGCTGAAAGTCCCGGCCATGATCTTGGGCGAAACCGCGTTGAGCTTCCTCGGCCTCGGTTTGCGGCCGCCGATCGTCTCGTGGGGCGTCATGCTGCACGAGGCGCAAAACATCAATGCCGTCGCGCTCTATTCCTGGCTGCTGCTGCCGGTCGTACCGGTCGTGCTGGTGATCCTGGCGTTCAATTTCCTCGGGGACGGATTGCGCGATGCCGCAGATCCGTATCATCACTAG